One genomic window of Indicator indicator isolate 239-I01 chromosome 11, UM_Iind_1.1, whole genome shotgun sequence includes the following:
- the PDK4 gene encoding pyruvate dehydrogenase kinase, isozyme 4: MKAARIALRTAAPLVGGSGSSGGNSSFPSVLEHFSRFSPSPLSIKQLLDFGSTNGCERTSFSFLRQELPVRFANILREIDLLPDKLLGTPSVQLVKSWYVQSLMELVEFHQKSPDDQKVLSDFIDTLIKVRNRHHDVVPTMAQGVIEYKDTFKVDPVTNQNIQYFLDRFYMSRISTRMLMNQHTLLFDDKSRSGHPRHIGSIDPCCDVVEVVNDAFESSKMLCEQYYLTSPELKLNQVNGKLPGEPINIVYVPSHLYHMLFELFKNSMRATVEFQENSSSLSPIEVTVVLGQEDLAIKISDRGGGVPASKIEKLFSYMYSTAPTPRMDDGRNAPLAGFGYGLPISRLYAKYFQGNLNLYSICGYGTDAIIYLKALSTDSVEKLPVFNKSAFKHYQATTEADDWCVPSKGPRSGSERSAAA, encoded by the exons ATGAAGGCCGCCCGGATCGCCCTGCGCACCGCCGCGCCCCTGGTCGGGGGCAGTGGGAGCAGCGGTGGCAACAGCAGTTTTCCCAGCGTTTTGGAGCACTTTTCCcgcttctccccctcccctctctccatcaaGCAGTTGCTGGACTTCG GCTCAACTAATGGATGTGAGAgaacttctttttcatttttgagACAAGAGCTTCCTGTGAGGTTTGCAAACATACTGAGAGAAATTGATCTTCTTCCTGATAAATTGCTAGGCACTCCATCAGTACAGTTAGTCAAAAGCTG GTATGTCCAAAGCCTAATGGAGTTGGTTGAGTTCCATCAGAAAAGTCCAGATGATCAAAAAGTCTTATCTGA CTTCATAGATACATTAATTAAAGTCCGAAACAGGCATCATGATGTGGTTCCTACAATGGCACAAGGAGTCATTGAATACAAAGACACTTTTAAAGTAGATCCTGTCACCAATCAAAACATTCAGTATTTTTTGGATCGTTTTTACATGAGCAGGATCTCTACCCGGATGCTAATGAACCAACACA CCCTTCTTTTTGATGATAAATCTCGCTCGGGGCACCCAAGGCACATTGGAAGCATTGATCCTTGCTGTGATGTTGTTGAGGTGGTGAATG atgcTTTTGAAAGTTCCAAGATGTTGTGTGAGCAGTATTACTTAACATCTCCAGAGCTGAAACTCAACCAAGTGAATG GAAAACTTCCGGGAGAGCCAATTAACATTGTATATGTTCCATCTCATCTTTATCACATGCTTTTTGAGCTTTTCAAG AATTCAATGAGGGCAACTGTTGAATTCCAAGAAAAcagctcttccctttctccaaTTGAAGTGACAGTTGTTCTAGGACAAGAAGACCTGGCAATTAAG ATCTCAGACAGAGGAGGTGGTGTTCCAGCAAGCAAAATTGAGAAGCTGTTTAGTTACATGTATTCCACTGCACCCACACCAAGGATGGATGATGGCCGGAATGCCCCTCTT GCTGGTTTTGGGTATGGCTTGCCAATTTCTCGTCTGTATGCTAAATATTTCCAAGGCAATCTAAATCTCTACTCCATATGTGGTTATGGAACAGATGCTATTATCTACTTGAAG GCCCTGTCAACAGACTCAGTAGAAAAACTCCCAGTTTTTAACAAATCAGCCTTCAAGCATTACCAGGCTACCACAGAGGCAGATGATTGGTGTGTACCAAGTAAAGGCCCAAGGAGTGGATCAGAGCGGAGTGCAGCTGCATGA